One Syngnathus acus chromosome 13, fSynAcu1.2, whole genome shotgun sequence genomic window carries:
- the LOC119133093 gene encoding SPRY domain-containing SOCS box protein 4-like isoform X1, producing the protein MGQKIAVSIKSVDGEPSYSPVRQGPRGPDFCRPPRLDLLLDMPPASAETQLRHAWNPDDRSLNVFVKEDEKLTFHRHPVAQSTDCIRGKVGYTRGLHVWSIHWPARQRGTHAVVGVATVEAPLHSVGYTALVGSDSESWGWDLGRNRLYHDGKNHPVSSTTPTYPCFLEPDESFVLPDSLAVILDMDEGSLSFMVDGQYLGVAFRGLKGKRLYPIVSAVWGHCEVTIRYVNGLDPEPLPLMELCRRVARLTLGRERIHHIDTLPLPQTLKNYLQYQ; encoded by the exons ATGGGCCAGAAGATTGCAGTGAGCATTAAGTCAGTGGACGGGGAGCCTTCATACAGCCCCGTGCGACAAGGACCGCGAGGTCCAGATTTCTGCCGGCCACCCAGACTGGATTTACTGCTGGACATGCCCCCGGCCAGTGCCGAGACTCAGCTACGCCACGCCTGGAATCCCGATGATCGGTCTCTCAACGTCTTTGTCAAAGAAGACGAGAAGCTGACGTTCCACCGACACCCAGTAGCCCAGAGCACAGACTGTATCCGAGGCAAAGTGGGCTACACTAGGGGCCTCCATGTTTGGAGTATACACTGGCCAGCCAGACAGAGAGGCACTCATGCCGTTGTAGGAGTGGCCACAGTCGAAGCACCTTTACACTCAGTGGGATACACCGCCTTGGTGGGATCAGATTCCGAATCCTGGGGCTGGGACCTGGGTCGAAACAGACTCTACCACGATGGAAAGAATCACCCCGTTTCTTCGACAACTCCCACATACCCTTGCTTCCTTGAGCCAGATGAGTCCTTTGTGCTCCCAGACTCCCTGGCAGTAATACTTGATATGGATGAGGGCTCATTGAGCTTCATGGTGGACGGACAGTATTTGGGAGTGGCTTTTCGAGGGTTAAAAGGCAAGCGACTGTATCCCATTGTCAGTGCTGTGTGGGGACACTGTGAAGTGACGATTCGCTACGTCAACGGACTAGATC CGGAACCCCTCCCACTCATGGAGCTATGTAGAAGAGTAGCTCGCCTGACTCTGGGTAGGGAGCGCATCCATCACATCGACACGCTCCCGCTGCCTCAGACTCTCAAGAACTACCTCCAGTACCAGTGA
- the LOC119133093 gene encoding SPRY domain-containing SOCS box protein 4-like isoform X2 encodes MGQKIAVSIKSVDGEPSYSPVRQGPRGPDFCRPPRLDLLLDMPPASAETQLRHAWNPDDRSLNVFVKEDEKLTFHRHPVAQSTDCIRGKVGYTRGLHVWSIHWPARQRGTHAVVGVATVEAPLHSVGYTALVGSDSESWGWDLGRNRLYHDGKNHPVSSTTPTYPCFLEPDESFVLPDSLAVILDMDEGSLSFMVDGQYLGVAFRGLKGKRLYPIVSAVWGHCEVTIRYVNGLDRKFISVNTKTS; translated from the coding sequence ATGGGCCAGAAGATTGCAGTGAGCATTAAGTCAGTGGACGGGGAGCCTTCATACAGCCCCGTGCGACAAGGACCGCGAGGTCCAGATTTCTGCCGGCCACCCAGACTGGATTTACTGCTGGACATGCCCCCGGCCAGTGCCGAGACTCAGCTACGCCACGCCTGGAATCCCGATGATCGGTCTCTCAACGTCTTTGTCAAAGAAGACGAGAAGCTGACGTTCCACCGACACCCAGTAGCCCAGAGCACAGACTGTATCCGAGGCAAAGTGGGCTACACTAGGGGCCTCCATGTTTGGAGTATACACTGGCCAGCCAGACAGAGAGGCACTCATGCCGTTGTAGGAGTGGCCACAGTCGAAGCACCTTTACACTCAGTGGGATACACCGCCTTGGTGGGATCAGATTCCGAATCCTGGGGCTGGGACCTGGGTCGAAACAGACTCTACCACGATGGAAAGAATCACCCCGTTTCTTCGACAACTCCCACATACCCTTGCTTCCTTGAGCCAGATGAGTCCTTTGTGCTCCCAGACTCCCTGGCAGTAATACTTGATATGGATGAGGGCTCATTGAGCTTCATGGTGGACGGACAGTATTTGGGAGTGGCTTTTCGAGGGTTAAAAGGCAAGCGACTGTATCCCATTGTCAGTGCTGTGTGGGGACACTGTGAAGTGACGATTCGCTACGTCAACGGACTAGATCGTAAGTTCATCTCCGTCAACACAAAGACGAGCTAG